From Lemur catta isolate mLemCat1 chromosome 19, mLemCat1.pri, whole genome shotgun sequence, a single genomic window includes:
- the NKG7 gene encoding protein NKG7 — MEPCRSLALLAGSLGLTSSLVALSTDFWFLAMGPTSSAHSGLWPREHGDPVAGYIHVTQSFCILAALWGLVSVGFLVLSCIPSLSAPGRGPLVATITAFAAALSMTVAMAVYTSERWGQPPHPQIQTFFSWSFYLGWVSAILLLCTGSLSLGAHCGTRQPGYETL, encoded by the exons ATGGAGCCCTGCCGGTCCCTGGCCCTGCTCGCTGGCTCCCTGGGCCTGACGTCCTCCCTGGTTGCCTTGAGCACCGACTTCTGGTTCTTGGCCATGGGACCCACCTCCTCAGCTCACTCAGGCCTCTGGCCAAGGGAGCACGGAGACCCCGTAGCAG GCTACATCCACGTGACGCAGAGCTTTTGCATTCTGGCCGCCCTGTGGGGACTGGTGTCCGTGGGCTTCCTGGTCCTGTCCTGCATCCCCTCACTGTCTGCCCCGGGCCGCGGCCCCCTTGTCGCAACCATCACAGCCTTTGCTGCAG CTCTCTCCATGACAGTGGCCATGGCAGTGTACACCAGTGAGCGGTGGGGACAGCCTCCACACCCCCAGATCCAGACCTTCTTCTCCTGGTCCTTCTACCTGGGCTGGGTCTCAGCAATACTGCTGCTCTGCACAG GTTCCCTGAGTCTGGGTGCTCACTGTGGCACCCGCCAGCCGGGCTATGAAACCCTGTGA